The Lycium ferocissimum isolate CSIRO_LF1 chromosome 8, AGI_CSIRO_Lferr_CH_V1, whole genome shotgun sequence DNA segment GCCGGATGCCTTGCACCGAGCACTTCCATGCTCCGAGGtgattcgtatatatatatatatatatatatatatatatatatatatatatatatatatatatatatatatatattttcgtgtTCATacttgggtatggcggggtccgtCCGTCTTTATGACTTCGAGTTTcggttagaggctcgtagatactcacGTGTGGTAGTGGATGTTATGTGACCCTCATTGTATATTCTCGTATACTATTCTTCGCCGCCGCAAGggcttatgtgtatatatatgtgtacatgcTTTATGGGGCTTATATGTGTACAGGTTAAGACGATGGAGGTATGatgtgtggtgctcggtagtcatcttcgggtgcccgtcatggcccactaggcgggtcgtgacatcctGAGCTTGTAGAACCTTAAGAGCTGCAACTTTGGGGTTCCACAGCAGCCAAAGTCTGCCTTGTTCATTGGCATTGTAATTTTCAGCCCATTCCCAACCTGGGCACAccttttttactattttttgtgaaaattttttGGGAACTCTATGTTCAGAAATGGCAATAATACTCACCTTATTTTCTCTTAGAAGCTTCATCATCTCTATTTGCTTATACAGCTTATTGAAACCCCTCACATTCCATGTGACCAGCATCATTTGGTTCCATTAGGAGGTTTACGCTCCAAGCCTTGCATGTGACCACTTGTTTGCCCACCTTCTGCCACCACACCTGGTGCTGGTCTGGCCTTGTTTTTTCCCACATCTTTACCACCAGCTACATCTTTTACCACTTGTGGGAACATGCTTCCTCTAGCAGCAGCTGTTTGTTTTACAGTTTGCCAGTCAGCTCCATTAGGTGGTAGTGTCACGCTAACTGCCACCCCACCTTGATTTACTCTAGATTTCCATTCCTATTTGTTTCTCTGCTGATGGGCCTTAGGGACCATCTCTGCAGGTCTTTGAACAGCCCCTACGGTTGTTGTGGCAACCTCTAGATTCTTTGGTGGCGGAGCCTTAGCTACTTCTACAGGTTTCACCGGAAGGTCTCTATTTGCATTTTTCCCATTTGGCACCGGCCCCTTCAATCTATCTTTAGAACAATCATGGACAAGTTGGCAGCATGATCCACAATACAGTGGCTTCTAGTCATATGTGACAATTTGTTCAAACACTCTGCCTTGTGGGTCTTGCACTTGTACAGTTCCTGGCAATGGCCTTGTTATATCCATTTCAATCAATACACTCGCATAGGAGATCCTTTCCATAGTGGTGGTGCATTTATCTGCATAAAGAGGGTTGCCCAAACTGCTACTTATCCTGCTTAATGATTCCATTTCCCAGCAACTGAGGGGCAGAGTGGGGTATTTCACCCATAATGGGATTGTTTTCAGCACCTCGtttgcaaaatcaaactcagcTGTCCATGCTTTCATAATAATGGGTTTGGTATTTAGCATTTGTGGCCCTGAATACAAAACCTCATTCATGTCTTCAAGGCTTCCAAATCTAACCACAAAATACCTATCGTTATGGTAATAGATCTTAGGTCGTGCCACATACTCCCAATTTTGACCAATAAACCTATCAATGCTCGCAATAGTAGGGGAAGCCCCAATTACATACAGAACAATCGCATATTTCCACTTTTCACTTCCTGCATCCACTGCTTCTTGGTCTAATTCAACAATTTTTTCCCATCTCGAATAGTAGGAGCAATATAAGTGAGACTCATACTTTTCTCAGCCATTTTATTCCCTTGGAATAGTGTATTCCAAGCTTTTGGTGGTTCGTGCTCTACCTGTAGCTCATTTGCCCTTTGTTCTTCCATAGTCTCCTCTGTAGTGTCACCTATGGCCCTTGGAGTAGTCATGGCGCTAGGGTTTTTAGCTTCCCCTGGGCCACTTCCTGATATGGGGGTTAGCCCGTCCTTGGCCATGCGTGTTTCATTTGCTTTCACTGGCGTAGTAGAAACGCTGGCTTTTGCTGGTAACTCCGGCCATAGTTCATTAATCGCCTTCTCCTTTTGGTTCGGTAGCGGTATCACTCCCGGTCCTTTCCCAATCTGTTTCGTTGCCATAGTCGGCTGATCTATGGTGTTGCCACCCTTCTTCGTCCTCCCTCTGCCCATCGGGCCAGTAGGCGTACGCTAGCACACTCTAACGTGCACCTAGaatgaggagagagaagagagagaaaagagctTGACACAAAGGGATCAGATTTTGTTATTATGGACTTATTCAGAATACAATTAGTTTAAGAATGTGAAAAAGAAGTTACAACTAGTCCATATTCTACGGACCACTCTCACACGTTTGTTTACATATTATACTATTGATCTTTTTCATTTTATGGATAAAGTGAGAGGCCTTTAATATAATTCAAACCCAATACGCGAAGGTACTTGTGAGTATATTTAAATGATACTAGTCGAATCAATAGCGTTcagaatattttgtaagtgataTAGCATTTAAAGATGCAAACACTAAACAAATCAAAGACGATCTTTTACGTTATTAATAAAAATACAGTTCAGATTTATTACTATAAACACTATTGAACTAGTTTGATGGTAGAATAATcagatgaaaatatatatattggtggTAGAACATATATAACAAAGTGCCATTTAGAAGCCAAATGGCTAGTCGTTAAGAGTTGTAACCAATCTCTTTTCTTGAAAGAAAGTTGATCACTTATTTCATTTCTGTATGAAGACACTAAACACACCAAGACTCACACAAAAACTCAAGCATAACACACAAACATTTGATAGTGATTTAATTTGCAGCAGCCAGCAATGATCATCAAACAGTTTTCTTGAACCGGTCTTGTAAGTTAGTTGCAAAATATCCTTGACCATTAGCTGTAAACTTGTCACAATGGTATCCATCCCCCAAAGCATCTGGTGCACAATCACTACACACCCACCCATTGCTACAATCACTTTGAACTTTGCATCTTTTCAGGCAAGTAACTATATCACCAACAAGTGCCAACCTTTGCTCGATGGCTGCAATTTCAACGGGCAAATCTCGCGAAGCCTTCACCTCAactgaatattaagatgttgtATTAAGATCTAAAATACTAGTAAATAattaagaatatttattttccaaCATCTTAATGTATAAAACTTtccttatttaaaaattataataattttaaaattcataCAAACTACTCATTAATCTAGTActacaaatattattttaaaagttatatgCATGGTTGGTGCTGGTGGATCGATGGCTAATAATGGTGGGTGGGTGTGCCGACAGGGGTTCGCGGTTGGTGATGGTGTTGGCTGAAGGTGGTGATTGTCGATACATAGTAGATACCAGATAGTGATGACGGTGTGGTTGATAACAGTGGTTAACGATGGTGTTGATGGTGACTACTGACAATTGTGTTGGATGACGACAGTGATAGCCAAAATGATGTTAATAACTGATCATAGTGGTGGTTGGCGATACATAGTGATGGGTTATGGTGGTGGTTATCGGTAAAGATGGGTGGTTGTGTCGTGGTAATGGTGGTTGGTGATGGTTAATTGTGGTGATTGGTGAAATATAGTGGTGCAATGGTGAGTGGTACGTGGTTGTGGTAAAATTAATGGTCGGAGTGGTGCTAAAGTATCATCTTTACAGAAGTCCTTAATTGGATAATAACatcttaatgatattatgacATTGTTATATATAGATCTTCATTCAGatatatatccatatccatgaagtgattgtaaaataaaaaatagacaCACATAATCACTAagatataaataattaaattcagACCTAAAAGATTAAACACACTTAATTATTAAGATCATGATGACAAAAGGGGGTTGCTCAAGTGGTAAGCATCCTCCACCGTCAACCCTAATGTTGTGACTTCGAGTCACTAAGGGATCAAAAGGGGGAGTTCCTTTCGTGAAATTTCTAATTTCGCCACACAcataatttgtatataattaattaaacacACAATTTTTCAATTCGAATGTAAATTACTAAAAGGAAGAGGGGGAGAAGTTAAGAGTCATGAATTCACCCGTAGTTGTAATGATCAAAGCAATCAGAAACAAAGTAAGCACTGGAACTGGAGAACGAGCCATGCCAATAAATAAAAACTTCGAATATATTGTGGATATGAAGAGTGAAGAATTGAGTATATTGAAGATGATTTCCATTCTTACTATTTATAGCTCTTGATTTGGAGGAAATAAttcactattttatttaaaattcatttGTTAGCAGGATGGCCTTCTCCATTATTTGGTTGTgctgtataaattattaatatgTGGG contains these protein-coding regions:
- the LOC132066715 gene encoding uncharacterized protein LOC132066715, which produces MARSPVPVLTLFLIALIITTTVEVKASRDLPVEIAAIEQRLALVGDIVTCLKRCKVQSDCSNGWVCSDCAPDALGDGYHCDKFTANGQGYFATNLQDRFKKTV